The Pseudomonas sp. FP2309 genome has a window encoding:
- the mksB gene encoding Mks condensin complex protein MksB, with product MIEPKRVLRALAEHWALLEPLCEHFDQGTLSLGELRAQLAAQQLDSTPQDITSLLDVWIRLDILVPVAKSPNRFELNAQIHDFLAYLRKEHRLGLCLEIEAYLRHLERLAGYIQDAFDIRDGHDLARQLRLLDMRVRDVLKKLANDEQALVAVADRAKTSDRQIPLRQRYAEVLATWDEYVEPMIQLVNADGAFEQGVRKVENVLLRLLTEQQRLGHLVDDDMLLRTHARILEMQTSAQLTLRHARELLLPLREEARRHNAVTRGAALALSAIRRKGLDAVPQAAMPMFTRPQSTFLGSASQVEAYVYALANFEPKPARFPKAHKSHKGEAQRAPRTVKEMLERCEDALPMPDLMTWLLEQEPDGATDELLYWFSRLSREKRFKRERLERRDYLTHEHQVSLRSFALLPAKSDVAEHSASTPNAS from the coding sequence ATGATCGAACCCAAGCGCGTCCTGCGCGCCCTCGCCGAACACTGGGCCTTACTTGAGCCACTGTGCGAACACTTCGACCAAGGCACCCTGAGCCTTGGCGAGCTGCGCGCTCAATTGGCCGCCCAACAATTGGACAGCACGCCCCAGGACATCACCAGCCTGTTGGACGTGTGGATTCGCCTGGATATCCTGGTACCTGTGGCCAAGAGCCCGAATCGTTTCGAGCTCAATGCGCAGATCCACGACTTCCTGGCCTATCTTCGCAAGGAGCACCGGCTTGGCCTGTGCCTGGAAATCGAAGCCTACCTGCGCCACCTCGAGCGTCTGGCCGGCTATATCCAGGACGCCTTCGACATCCGTGATGGCCACGACCTGGCCCGCCAACTGCGCCTGCTGGATATGCGCGTGCGGGATGTGCTGAAAAAGCTCGCCAACGACGAACAGGCCCTCGTGGCGGTGGCCGACCGGGCCAAGACCAGCGACCGGCAGATCCCGTTGCGCCAGCGTTACGCCGAAGTCCTTGCGACCTGGGACGAATACGTCGAACCGATGATTCAACTGGTGAACGCCGACGGCGCCTTCGAACAAGGCGTGCGCAAGGTCGAAAACGTGCTGCTGCGCCTGCTCACCGAGCAACAGCGCCTCGGCCACCTGGTGGACGACGATATGCTGCTGCGCACACACGCGCGCATCCTCGAGATGCAGACCAGCGCCCAACTGACCTTGCGTCATGCGCGCGAACTGCTGCTGCCGTTGCGTGAAGAAGCGCGTCGGCACAACGCCGTGACCCGTGGCGCGGCGCTGGCCCTGTCGGCCATCCGCCGCAAAGGCCTGGACGCGGTGCCGCAGGCGGCGATGCCGATGTTCACCCGGCCGCAAAGCACGTTCCTCGGCAGTGCCAGTCAGGTCGAGGCCTATGTGTATGCCCTGGCCAACTTCGAGCCCAAGCCGGCACGTTTCCCCAAGGCGCATAAATCCCACAAGGGCGAAGCCCAGCGTGCACCGCGTACGGTCAAGGAAATGCTCGAACGCTGCGAGGACGCCTTGCCGATGCCGGACCTGATGACCTGGCTGCTGGAGCAGGAACCGGACGGCGCCACCGACGAATTGCTGTACTGGTTCTCGCGCCTCTCGCGGGAAAAACGCTTTAAGCGCGAACGCCTGGAACGCCGCGATTACCTCACACACGAGCATCAGGTCAGCCTGCGCTCATTCGCCCTGCTCCCGGCCAAGTCTGACGTGGCCGAGCACTCTGCGAGTACACCCAATGCATCTTGA
- a CDS encoding energy transducer TonB: protein MQVVNWLPRTELPFAAPSRPELLEALEPYEAFETSGEEAAAPVAVVKPEPQVRAAVERVKVEVPRPTPMAKPVAAEVAAPVAKAVVVPPPRFALQLLRAGRCLLLVELPTGERFQTRDPAYMLLKDMLRAAGLPDSPQIVGDPVRWPLLVRGTMDQGPEAARDFVQGFVSARLEDEPCVCLWLIGLPAVRFAGEANAEAWYRELQVEGLGSVWALPGLELLMEEPQRKADVWQAMRRLMARWKTTDE, encoded by the coding sequence ATGCAGGTGGTCAACTGGTTGCCCCGCACCGAACTGCCCTTCGCCGCGCCCTCGCGGCCTGAGCTGTTGGAGGCGCTTGAGCCCTATGAGGCGTTCGAGACCTCGGGCGAGGAAGCGGCTGCTCCGGTGGCGGTGGTCAAGCCTGAGCCCCAGGTGCGTGCGGCGGTCGAGCGGGTCAAGGTTGAAGTCCCGCGCCCGACGCCCATGGCCAAGCCTGTCGCCGCCGAAGTCGCGGCCCCGGTGGCCAAGGCCGTGGTGGTGCCACCGCCGCGCTTTGCCTTGCAATTGCTGCGGGCCGGGCGTTGCCTGCTGCTGGTGGAACTGCCCACCGGCGAGCGCTTCCAGACCCGCGATCCGGCCTACATGTTACTCAAAGACATGCTGCGCGCCGCCGGCCTGCCCGACAGCCCGCAAATCGTCGGTGACCCGGTGCGCTGGCCGTTACTGGTGCGCGGCACCATGGACCAGGGCCCGGAAGCGGCGCGTGATTTTGTCCAGGGTTTTGTCTCGGCACGCCTGGAAGACGAACCCTGTGTGTGCCTGTGGCTTATCGGCCTGCCCGCCGTGCGGTTTGCAGGCGAAGCCAACGCCGAAGCCTGGTACCGCGAACTTCAGGTCGAAGGCCTGGGTTCGGTATGGGCCCTGCCGGGTCTGGAACTATTAATGGAAGAGCCACAGCGTAAGGCTGATGTCTGGCAAGCCATGCGCCGGCTGATGGCGCGCTGGAAAACAACCGATGAGTGA
- the rimI gene encoding ribosomal protein S18-alanine N-acetyltransferase translates to MSEALSFRPMTEADLDAVLKIEYAAFSHPWTRGIFLDGLGKYQIWLMFEGEQQVGHGVVQIILDEAHLLNITVKPENQGRGLGLALLEHLMSRAYAANARECFLEVRDSNTGAFRLYERYGFNEIGRRRDYYPAVGGREDAVVMACTLVD, encoded by the coding sequence ATGAGTGAGGCTTTATCCTTCCGCCCGATGACCGAGGCCGACCTCGACGCCGTGCTGAAAATCGAATACGCGGCGTTCAGTCACCCCTGGACCCGCGGCATCTTCCTGGACGGGCTGGGCAAGTACCAGATCTGGCTGATGTTCGAAGGCGAGCAGCAAGTCGGCCACGGCGTGGTGCAGATCATCCTCGACGAAGCGCATTTGCTGAACATCACCGTCAAACCGGAAAATCAGGGCCGTGGCCTGGGCCTGGCGCTGCTGGAGCATCTGATGTCCCGGGCGTATGCCGCCAATGCCCGCGAGTGCTTCCTGGAAGTGCGCGACAGCAATACGGGCGCGTTCCGCCTTTACGAGCGCTACGGTTTCAACGAGATTGGCCGTCGCCGGGATTATTACCCGGCAGTCGGTGGTCGCGAAGATGCGGTCGTCATGGCCTGCACGCTCGTCGATTAA
- a CDS encoding serine kinase/phosphatase has translation MTESRRPYGAEQPEPIDDNEDRMGSMRELDFDEPDQTAEIGDELPRRERDHLMPDERVREAGLTGASTDDHESTDDDMSPETLIHEDGARDAREEGEENAADYDLRVVGENDIGGGNGLDEAELADLDPLNGKR, from the coding sequence ATGACTGAATCACGACGTCCCTACGGTGCCGAACAGCCCGAACCGATCGATGACAACGAGGACCGCATGGGCTCGATGCGCGAGCTGGACTTTGACGAGCCCGACCAGACTGCGGAAATCGGCGATGAACTGCCGCGACGCGAGCGCGACCATCTGATGCCCGACGAGCGGGTGCGTGAGGCCGGGCTGACGGGCGCCTCGACCGATGATCATGAGTCGACCGACGACGATATGAGCCCGGAAACGCTCATCCATGAGGACGGCGCGCGGGATGCGCGGGAGGAAGGTGAGGAAAACGCCGCGGACTACGACTTGCGCGTTGTCGGTGAAAACGATATTGGCGGCGGCAATGGGTTGGATGAGGCGGAGTTGGCTGATCTGGATCCACTCAACGGCAAGCGCTGA
- the can gene encoding carbonate dehydratase codes for MNELQDLLDNNERWADAIKQEDPEFFAKLARQQTPEYLWIGCSDARVPANEIVGMLPGDLFVHRNVANVVLHTDLNCLSVIQYAVDVLKVKHILVTGHYGCGGVRASMQDRQFGLIDGWLRTIRDLYYENRDVLAQLPTEEERVDRMCELNVIQQVANVGHTSIVQNAWHRGQNLSIHGCIYGIKDGRWKSLNTTISGFEQLPPQYRLRPLGEA; via the coding sequence ATGAACGAATTACAAGACCTGCTTGATAACAACGAACGCTGGGCGGATGCGATCAAACAGGAAGATCCCGAATTCTTCGCCAAGCTCGCCCGCCAGCAAACCCCGGAATACCTGTGGATCGGTTGCTCCGACGCGCGCGTTCCGGCCAACGAGATCGTCGGCATGCTGCCCGGTGACTTGTTCGTGCACCGCAACGTGGCCAACGTGGTGCTGCACACTGACCTTAACTGCCTGTCGGTGATCCAGTACGCGGTCGACGTGCTCAAGGTTAAGCACATCCTCGTCACCGGCCACTACGGCTGCGGCGGTGTGCGTGCTTCGATGCAGGATCGCCAGTTCGGCCTGATCGATGGCTGGCTGCGCACCATCCGCGACCTGTACTACGAAAACCGTGACGTGCTGGCCCAACTGCCCACTGAAGAGGAGCGCGTGGACCGCATGTGCGAACTGAACGTGATTCAGCAGGTGGCCAACGTCGGTCATACCAGCATTGTGCAAAACGCCTGGCACCGGGGGCAGAACCTGTCGATCCATGGCTGCATCTACGGCATCAAGGATGGCCGCTGGAAAAGTTTGAACACCACCATCAGTGGGTTCGAACAGTTGCCGCCGCAGTACCGCCTGCGCCCGTTGGGCGAAGCCTAA
- a CDS encoding SET domain-containing protein-lysine N-methyltransferase: MKTQAMDKAKNAVSECLYPFQLGSGYPTTQQFALVQTPDGKGAGIQARVAFDSRVRIAKVSGYALSERRLHTLQLSSRIHLYDCWFSGMFLHSCTPNVFLDLHYLEVWTLREICVGDLLTMDYANTEDVLFRQFACQCGELNCRGWITGSQEPLNAEGQAFIAQWRLRKRP; the protein is encoded by the coding sequence ATGAAAACTCAGGCCATGGATAAGGCTAAGAACGCTGTGAGTGAATGCCTTTACCCGTTCCAGCTCGGCTCGGGCTACCCCACCACACAACAGTTTGCGTTGGTGCAAACGCCAGACGGCAAGGGCGCCGGCATCCAGGCACGCGTCGCGTTTGACAGCCGCGTGCGTATCGCCAAGGTGTCTGGCTACGCCCTGAGTGAGCGGCGCTTGCACACCTTGCAACTGTCGTCACGCATCCACTTGTATGATTGTTGGTTCAGCGGGATGTTCTTGCATTCCTGCACCCCTAACGTGTTCCTCGACCTGCATTACCTGGAAGTCTGGACGCTGCGCGAAATATGCGTCGGTGACCTGTTGACGATGGATTACGCCAACACCGAGGACGTGCTGTTCCGGCAGTTCGCTTGCCAATGTGGCGAGCTGAACTGCCGAGGGTGGATCACCGGCAGCCAGGAGCCTTTGAACGCCGAAGGGCAGGCGTTCATCGCCCAGTGGCGGCTGCGCAAACGCCCTTAG